GATGGCGCACAGATTCAATTCGTCTAGGACAAACATGGTGTGCCTCTTCAATGTGCCCAGCCTGGTCATGGCCTCGGTCCCACGCCGGGGCTGGTCATCGGAGGCGGGCGCGCCGGCGGGCTTGCGCGTTTCGGTGCCTGCCCGGGAACTTTTTTCGCAGCGGTCGGTCACAGAGCCCGTGCGGTGCGTGGAGGACGCGCATCGCGGCGGCAGGTCAGGGCGCTCACATGGTGTCCCAGTACTGTCGAACCGGTTTCAACCGTGCAGTCACCCGGATGTCCGGGTTGTCCCTCCGAAGCGCATCTCCTCCTCCTCCCTCCCTCCCTCGTTCGCTTCGGGGCGCTGCACGGTCTTCTCTTCATCGTGGACGCGGGGTGGCGTGGATCGCCGCCCCGCCGTCGCGGCCACGACCGCCTGTGGCGCGGGGGTGGCACGATGAAGCGCGTTGCCGTCATCGGGTCGGGCGTCGCCGGCCTGTCTGCCGCCTGGTTGCTCAGTGAGCCGGGCCGTTGCACCCGCGTCACGCTGTTCGAGGCCAATGACTATGTCGGCGGCCATGCGCACACGGTGGACGTCGAGCTGCCCGATGCGTCAGGGCAGTTGGTGCGCCATGGCGTGGACACGGGTTTCCTGGTCTTCAACCACCGCACCTACCCGAACCTGCTGAAGCTGTTCGAGCAGCTGGGTGTGCCCACGGCGCCGTCGGACATGTCGTTCTCGGTGCAGTCCGTCGCCGACGCGCTGGAGTGGTGCGGCAGCAGCCTCGACACGGTGTTCGCGCAGCGTCGCAACCTGCTCCGTCCGCGCTTCATCGGCATGCTGCGAGAGCTGCTGCGATTCAACCGCATCACCACCGAGCTGGCGCGCCAGGGCAATGAAGCAGCGTTGGACCAGCCGATCGGCGCCTTCCTGGACGAGCTGGGCTTCTCCGAGCACTTCCGCTGCTGGTACTTCCTGCCGATGGTGGCCTGCATCTGGTCCTGCCCGACCGAGCAGATGCTTCAGTTCCCGGTGGCCACGCTGATCCGCTTCTGCCACAACCATGGACTGCTGCAGGTGACCGACCGGCCGCAGTGGCACACGGTGCGCGGCGGCTCGCGTGAGTACGTGCGGCGCATGCTGCCGCGCATTCCGGACGTGCGCCTGTGCCAGCCGGT
The Sphaerotilus microaerophilus DNA segment above includes these coding regions:
- a CDS encoding NAD(P)/FAD-dependent oxidoreductase, producing MKRVAVIGSGVAGLSAAWLLSEPGRCTRVTLFEANDYVGGHAHTVDVELPDASGQLVRHGVDTGFLVFNHRTYPNLLKLFEQLGVPTAPSDMSFSVQSVADALEWCGSSLDTVFAQRRNLLRPRFIGMLRELLRFNRITTELARQGNEAALDQPIGAFLDELGFSEHFRCWYFLPMVACIWSCPTEQMLQFPVATLIRFCHNHGLLQVTDRPQWHTVRGGSREYVRRMLPRIPDVRLCQPVRALRPNADGLGGVLVVSDTGAEHFDEVVLACHADQALALLGDQASVDERSLLGAIGFHPNRAVLHTDTGLLPKRSRAWAAWNYEQAVSAGGESRAVCLHYLINRLQPLPFRQEVIVSLNPVREPRPEAVLAEFDYAHPVFDRAAIAAQGRLHELQGRRGLWFCGAWTGYGFHEDGLKSAQQVVAGLQASWQCGDVRLAA